The region TCGCTTCAATAAATGATATGCGGAAGTTATTCGAGTGGATCACGTCATGGACATTTTCGACAGGAACGGGATCTGGAGTGGCGGCATTGTTTACTTCTTTTAAAAGCCACTCGAATTGCGCTAAATCCTGTAAAAACGGAATACCGCGAGTTTTCGCCGTCGCTCCCAAATACTCGGGAAAATTGGCTCCGTACTCTGACAGTCGAAAACTAACAGCAGGTTGGGATTCGATATATCGCCCCGTCAGCTCGTGAAAAAGATCAGGTCCCAATACCCAGGCGAAAGTTTCATAAGTGCGGGCCAATGCGCCAGCTAACTTTGAATAATAGATGTCGTGATATATTTCGAAACCCTGTTCTAAAGGAATATTGCCGACGGGACGCATGCCTTGCAGGACCTGGTCGGATACTACATTGAACATTCCTGACTTAAACAAATGCTGAGCTTCGCTGGTTTTCATTATTGTTCTCCAAGATAAAAGAGGCTTTGATCACTTCCATTTCGAGATCGCTAAAATCGGGAATATTGCGCTGTCTTTCAATTCCGACCGGCAGATGTCGGATATAAGGTGCCACGATTTTGAATAGATCCCAGACAGGTCTGGTCACCTCAGACGCTTTCCTGTCCAACCAATGTGATTCCGTTTCGGTAGGCCCCGATAAATGAACTTGTACGACTTGATTCAGTGGCAAACTTTGCAATTGTTTGCGCGGACAGAATCCATGGTTCATTGCATTTACGTAGAGAGCACCGAGATCTAATACCAATCCGCATCCGGTGGCGCGTGCAAGTTCACTCAGGAATTCAAACTCGCTTTGATCACTGTGAGCATAGTTCACATAGGTCGCTATGTTCTCAAGGGCGATGGATGTTTTAAGCTGGTTCTGAACAGAATCAATATTATTGCTTACCAGTTGCATAGTTTCTTGATTTAAAGGAAGTGGCAAAAAACTATGCATGTTGTGAGTACTAACACCGGTCCAGCAAAGATGATCTGAAACGACGAATGGTTCCACTCGTTCAATCAAATTTCGCAATTCTTGAATATAGGTGGCATCAACCCCATCCGGATTGCCGATATTTAAGTGAGACCCATGTAAAGCAATGGGATAGTCATGGCGAAGTTTTTTTAACACTTCCATGGAACGGCTCAGGGGAGACATATAATCTTCACTGGAAGCTTCAAACCATGTGACGTCTGTCAAAGGCTGTTGTTCTAAAAAAGAAAAATGGGAAGGGTTTAAGCCCATTCCCACTTTGAAGTTTGATGTTTGATACTTCATTTGGCTTTTCCTGGTACGATGGCTTCGCCTTCGATTTCCACGTCAACATTGTCACCAACCACGACGCCTCCTGTTTCAAGTGCTTTATTCCACACCAAGCCGAAATCTTTTCTGTTTAGTTTGGTTTCGATTTCAAATCCGATGCGGCGATTGCCCATGGGGTCTGTGACGGCACCTTTGTAATCCACATCCAGTGTCACATCTTTTGTCACGCCATGAATAGTGACCTTGCCTTGAACTTTTTTGGGTTTGGCCGTGTCGTATTCCGTTTTGCTGCTTTTGAATTCAATTGCTGGAAACTTGGCGACGTCTAAGAAATCAGGACTTTTTAAATGTTTATCGCGATCGGCTTGATTGGTGTTTATAGAATCCGCTTGGATTTTTACAACCACGTTATCCAGTTTTTGAGACTTTTCATCAAAATCGAAACTGCCTTCGAATTTGGTGAATGATCCTTTTACTTTTGAAACCACCATGTGGGGTACTTTGAAAGTAACGCTTGTGTGGGCAGGGTCAATGTTGAATTTTGCGGCCCAGGCAGGGGTTGATAGAAATGCAGTTAGGATCAAGAGAGTTTGGACTCTTTTGTAGTGCATGAATACCTCGCTTTTTTGTTTTTTGTTTATGGTTTTATGGGAGAGGGGAATGGGCAAATTACCAATCAGAAAACGCAGCCTAGAATGCTGAATTACACACCCGCGGTTCACCAAGTCCGTCAGCCCCGAATCAGTCTGTCGTGTACCCGCAGCCTGCCTCGCGGCTGTCGCCCCTGGGTGACTTCGTTTTTAATTCGCAATCCATGCTTTTGGATTTCATCGAACCTTCCTTTTTTACTTTTGAATTTTGTGGTATATTTGGGGTAGTTGCTATAAATGGGATAGTTTATGAGTAAAGTGGATGATTTTTTTGAAGAGCGGATCGAGGGGATGATTTCTAAGATCCGTAGGAAGCCTTTGTTCGATGAGACTTGTATTTTTAGTCTTGGGGCGCGGTTGCTTGGGGATAAGTGGACTATTATTATTTTGGTTATTTTGATGGAAGGGAAGAAGCGCTATAGCGAGTTGCAGCGACAGATTCCTACGATATCTCCCAAGATGTTGGCGCAAACTCTTAAGAAGCTTGAACAGTTGGATTTGGTGAAGCGTCAGGTGTATCCTGAAGTACCTCCGCGAGTTGAGTATGAGCTGACTTCGTTTGGTAAAAGTGTTCGACCGGCAATTACCATATTGTGTGAGTGGTCGGTAGAGCATGACTCTAAAATCCGCCGGGTTGCTAAAAATGTAGAATAAAAAAAGGGCAGCGAGAGCTGCCCTTTTACTTTAAAGCGTGGCGATAGCGCCTTGATAGTTGTTGTTTTCTCCAAGCGCAGTCATGGCTACGAGTGGATCCCAGAAATCTTTGTAGCGTGTGATTTTTCCGTCTTTGGTGTAGACCAGTGAGATGTAGGTCTGATTGTAAGGGTTGCCATTGGCCAGCATGTGCCCTTTCGCGGTGAACTCTGCCACGACCAGTTCTGGGTCTTCAGTTAAATGAAAAGTCGGCTTCGAGAATTCCAGTTTGATGGTTTCTGGGAAGTGTCGCATGTATTCACGGATCATGGCCTTGCCTTCAACTTGTCCTGGATAGACCGGCAATTTAAAAGGGAATTCTAGCACTCCATCCTCCGCCCACAGATTCACCCACTCATCTACTTTGCCGGATGAGAGATTATCTAAATGGGCTTGAAATGTGTTTTGTGCTTGTTGTCTGAGTTCTTCTTTGGTTTTCATGATGTAACGCCTTTCTTTTAGTTTGTTACTATCTAAAAGATAGCATCATTTTTGAATTTGAGAAGATCGCACTATTTTGTGCCTGACTTTCCAAAAGGAAAGTAATGAAGCGGTTTTGATTTGGCGGCGTCGCCCGGGAAATTATTTTTTTACCAGACGCGCCAAAAGGACTAGCGCTTTGCTATTAGTAGTTTTCTTGAATGTCGGTTAATAGGTCTGTTTGGGTTGGTCTCCAGTTTAAAATATCTTGAGTCAGTTTGTTAGAGGTAGGGGCATGAAGGGAGGCGAAGTGGGTGAACCAAGTGAAGTGGGCTTCGGCCTCTTGTCGTGATTTGCTGACTACCGGAAGGTTTAGTTTTTTGCCGATGAGTTCAGCTATTTGTTTGAAAGATATTTCTTCCGCTATTGCATGGTAATTAGCTTGTTTGGCTCCTTTTTCTAGGGCCAGTCTGTAAAGGACTGCTGCATCTAAGCGGTGGATGGCAGGCCATTTGTTTTCGCCATCTTCAATGTAGGCCGAGACACCTTTTTCTTTTGCCAAACCAATGAGTACAGGTACGAAGCCCTTATCGCCTTTGCCATGCACTGATGGAGCCAAGCGAACAACCGAAGTTCTTACTCCTTGTATTGCCACGTTTTGTGCGGCTTCTTCAGAGGCTGCTCGGGGGTGTCCCGTCGGACCAAATATTGGCATGTCTGATTCTAAGGCCCTACGCCCTGGCGTCAGTATCGCTGCACCAGAGGTTATCACTAAAGGACGA is a window of Bdellovibrio sp. SKB1291214 DNA encoding:
- a CDS encoding DNA-binding domain-containing protein, with product MKTSEAQHLFKSGMFNVVSDQVLQGMRPVGNIPLEQGFEIYHDIYYSKLAGALARTYETFAWVLGPDLFHELTGRYIESQPAVSFRLSEYGANFPEYLGATAKTRGIPFLQDLAQFEWLLKEVNNAATPDPVPVENVHDVIHSNNFRISFIEAMGIFQSMYSVTSLWAHRKEPRYMYEDIDWNKPESVLIYKKDKELMVEPIDPTHAEVILDLRKGKSISQALSGFSEVISPADNKKLFHILMRTGIIDDIILL
- a CDS encoding DUF692 domain-containing protein, producing the protein MKYQTSNFKVGMGLNPSHFSFLEQQPLTDVTWFEASSEDYMSPLSRSMEVLKKLRHDYPIALHGSHLNIGNPDGVDATYIQELRNLIERVEPFVVSDHLCWTGVSTHNMHSFLPLPLNQETMQLVSNNIDSVQNQLKTSIALENIATYVNYAHSDQSEFEFLSELARATGCGLVLDLGALYVNAMNHGFCPRKQLQSLPLNQVVQVHLSGPTETESHWLDRKASEVTRPVWDLFKIVAPYIRHLPVGIERQRNIPDFSDLEMEVIKASFILENNNENQRSSAFV
- a CDS encoding YceI family protein, whose protein sequence is MHYKRVQTLLILTAFLSTPAWAAKFNIDPAHTSVTFKVPHMVVSKVKGSFTKFEGSFDFDEKSQKLDNVVVKIQADSINTNQADRDKHLKSPDFLDVAKFPAIEFKSSKTEYDTAKPKKVQGKVTIHGVTKDVTLDVDYKGAVTDPMGNRRIGFEIETKLNRKDFGLVWNKALETGGVVVGDNVDVEIEGEAIVPGKAK
- a CDS encoding winged helix-turn-helix transcriptional regulator encodes the protein MSKVDDFFEERIEGMISKIRRKPLFDETCIFSLGARLLGDKWTIIILVILMEGKKRYSELQRQIPTISPKMLAQTLKKLEQLDLVKRQVYPEVPPRVEYELTSFGKSVRPAITILCEWSVEHDSKIRRVAKNVE
- a CDS encoding nuclear transport factor 2 family protein, giving the protein MKTKEELRQQAQNTFQAHLDNLSSGKVDEWVNLWAEDGVLEFPFKLPVYPGQVEGKAMIREYMRHFPETIKLEFSKPTFHLTEDPELVVAEFTAKGHMLANGNPYNQTYISLVYTKDGKITRYKDFWDPLVAMTALGENNNYQGAIATL
- a CDS encoding SDR family oxidoreductase; amino-acid sequence: MKVFVTGATGFVGSVVVQELLKSGHKVLGLARSEAGASQLKTAGAEVHLGDIYDLNSIKSGAEKSDGVIHTAFNHDFSKFKENCETDRAVIETLGTVLKGTDRPLVITSGAAILTPGRRALESDMPIFGPTGHPRAASEEAAQNVAIQGVRTSVVRLAPSVHGKGDKGFVPVLIGLAKEKGVSAYIEDGENKWPAIHRLDAAVLYRLALEKGAKQANYHAIAEEISFKQIAELIGKKLNLPVVSKSRQEAEAHFTWFTHFASLHAPTSNKLTQDILNWRPTQTDLLTDIQENY